One Panulirus ornatus isolate Po-2019 chromosome 39, ASM3632096v1, whole genome shotgun sequence DNA segment encodes these proteins:
- the LOC139761075 gene encoding uncharacterized protein isoform X1: protein MMSSTDSSDDHAMAESSPSVVRGAVDASHSLHRSLATYRYENALIKTELSAVLARHAREIEELKLKYQTQIRELEKQRTEAESQVSEVQGTQIEKERKLQQANIQFQQKIKVMEEDLEAVTRARDKLLKEKAQAEEDLQQRILTLQTTLQAIKGDKVHLSETVDSLRGELDKEKTTVRELTTTLNSERLQQQLIESRLSEVEQHCQVQLKAAKAEVSQLRRDKDQDTATTAKRINELMKMIEEEKEVVTMVRERAAAKEQELEKRIAEERRLHLTSSNQHAQQNSQLQDHIRVLEAKTKGLEEKRDTGLSDLQTEVQQVTEKLHSVEREKVVLEARVASLESMEGLLRREREDSSTLRQELHKQEAETQELKTHISDLQQQCHQLKNKLSEAKSQYDMVKEEAKKGRESGDHLMADLRASHQEELEQLRARISNLEIRLAEKNKNYLEECSQLKQKVRTYGKLIKKLRLKLELGEVQVEQLEAQRAALQGNVPAHVHRHLQSQLQDITRKHNEFAAFIRGLSEFHSSLPEITELTTRVGAVGQKLSELEEDQLQCLSELQSL, encoded by the exons ATG ATGAGTAGTACAGACTCCAGTGATGACCATGCCATGGCTGAATCTTCACCTTCAGTGGTTCGAGGTGCCGTTGATGCAAGTCATTCACTTCATCGATCACTTGCAACTTACCGTTATGAGAATGCCCTCATCAAAACAGAGTTATCCGCTGTTCTTGCGAGACATGCTCGGGAAATAGAGGAGCTCAAGCTGAAATATCAGACTCAG ATAAGAGAGCTTGAAAAGCAGCGAACAGAAGCAGAAAGTCAAGTTTCTGAAGTTCAGGGCACACAaatagagaaggagagaaagttacaACAGGCTAATATTCAGTTTCAGCAGAAAATTAAG gTGATGGAGGAAGATCTAGAAGCTGTTACAAGAGCCCGTGACAAACTGTTGAAAGAGAAGGCCCAGGCAGAGGAAGATCTACAGCAGCGCATACTAACTCTCCAAACTACACTACAGGCCATCAAG GGAGACAAGGTCCATCTTAGTGAAACAGTGGACTCCTTACGTGGAGAGCTTGACAAGGAGAAAACCACCGTGCGAGAATTAACCACAACTCTAAACTCGGAAAGGCTTCAACAACAGCTTATTGAG AGTCGCTTATCTGAAGTGGAGCAACATTGTCAAGTTCAGTTAAAAGCAGCTAAAGCTGAAGTTTCTCAGCTTCGTCGAGATAAAGATCAGGATACGGCTACAACTGCTAAACGCATTAATG AGCTGATGAAAATGatcgaggaagagaaggaagttgTTACAATGGTCAGAGAGCGAGCTGCAGCAAAAGAGCAAGAGTTGGAAAAACGAATTGCTGAGGAGAGACGCTTACACCTTACAAGTTCAAACCAGCATGCACAGCAAAATTCTCAGTTGCAGGATCACATAAGG GTTCTGGAAGCCAAAACAAAAGgtttagaagagaaaagagacacCGGATTAAGTGATTTGCAAACTGAGGTCCAACAGGTGACAGAGAAGCTTCacagtgtagaaagagagaaggttGTACTTGAAGCCAGAGTGGCTTCCCTTGAGAGTATGGAAGGGTTGCTGCGTCGGGAAAGAGAGGATTCGTCCACCCTACGTCAGGAACTTCATAAACAAGAGGCAGAAACACAAGAACTGAAGACTCACATCAGTGATTTACAGCAACAGTGTCACCAACTCAAAAACAA ACTCAGTGAAGCCAAAAGTCAGTATgatatggtgaaggaagaggcaaagaaaggaagagagagtggAGATCACCTTATGGCTGACTTAAGAGCTTCTCATCAGGAGGAGTTAGAGCAGCTGCGTGCCAGGATTTCAAACTTAGAGATTCGCCTTGCTGAAAAGAACAAAAACTACTTGGAGGAATGTAGTCAGCTTAAACAG AAAGTCCGTACCTATGGgaaattgataaagaaattaaGACTTAAGCTGGAATTAGGTGAAGTTCAGGTTGAGCAGTTGGAGGCTCAACGAGCAGCACTACAAGGTAATGTTCCTGCACATGTCCACAGACATCTCCAAAGCCAGTTGCAAGATATAACTAGGAAGCATAATGAGTTTGCTGCATTTATTCGAGGTCTAAGTGAATTTCATTCATCTTTACCAGAG
- the LOC139761075 gene encoding uncharacterized protein isoform X2, translating to MMSSTDSSDDHAMAESSPSVVRGAVDASHSLHRSLATYRYENALIKTELSAVLARHAREIEELKLKYQTQIRELEKQRTEAESQVSEVQGTQIEKERKLQQANIQFQQKIKVMEEDLEAVTRARDKLLKEKAQAEEDLQQRILTLQTTLQAIKGDKVHLSETVDSLRGELDKEKTTVRELTTTLNSERLQQQLIESRLSEVEQHCQVQLKAAKAEVSQLRRDKDQDTATTAKRINELMKMIEEEKEVVTMVRERAAAKEQELEKRIAEERRLHLTSSNQHAQQNSQLQDHIRVLEAKTKGLEEKRDTGLSDLQTEVQQVTEKLHSVEREKVVLEARVASLESMEGLLRREREDSSTLRQELHKQEAETQELKTHISDLQQQCHQLKNKLSEAKSQYDMVKEEAKKGRESGDHLMADLRASHQEELEQLRARISNLEIRLAEKNKNYLEECSQLKQKVRTYGKLIKKLRLKLELGEVQVEQLEAQRAALQDH from the exons ATG ATGAGTAGTACAGACTCCAGTGATGACCATGCCATGGCTGAATCTTCACCTTCAGTGGTTCGAGGTGCCGTTGATGCAAGTCATTCACTTCATCGATCACTTGCAACTTACCGTTATGAGAATGCCCTCATCAAAACAGAGTTATCCGCTGTTCTTGCGAGACATGCTCGGGAAATAGAGGAGCTCAAGCTGAAATATCAGACTCAG ATAAGAGAGCTTGAAAAGCAGCGAACAGAAGCAGAAAGTCAAGTTTCTGAAGTTCAGGGCACACAaatagagaaggagagaaagttacaACAGGCTAATATTCAGTTTCAGCAGAAAATTAAG gTGATGGAGGAAGATCTAGAAGCTGTTACAAGAGCCCGTGACAAACTGTTGAAAGAGAAGGCCCAGGCAGAGGAAGATCTACAGCAGCGCATACTAACTCTCCAAACTACACTACAGGCCATCAAG GGAGACAAGGTCCATCTTAGTGAAACAGTGGACTCCTTACGTGGAGAGCTTGACAAGGAGAAAACCACCGTGCGAGAATTAACCACAACTCTAAACTCGGAAAGGCTTCAACAACAGCTTATTGAG AGTCGCTTATCTGAAGTGGAGCAACATTGTCAAGTTCAGTTAAAAGCAGCTAAAGCTGAAGTTTCTCAGCTTCGTCGAGATAAAGATCAGGATACGGCTACAACTGCTAAACGCATTAATG AGCTGATGAAAATGatcgaggaagagaaggaagttgTTACAATGGTCAGAGAGCGAGCTGCAGCAAAAGAGCAAGAGTTGGAAAAACGAATTGCTGAGGAGAGACGCTTACACCTTACAAGTTCAAACCAGCATGCACAGCAAAATTCTCAGTTGCAGGATCACATAAGG GTTCTGGAAGCCAAAACAAAAGgtttagaagagaaaagagacacCGGATTAAGTGATTTGCAAACTGAGGTCCAACAGGTGACAGAGAAGCTTCacagtgtagaaagagagaaggttGTACTTGAAGCCAGAGTGGCTTCCCTTGAGAGTATGGAAGGGTTGCTGCGTCGGGAAAGAGAGGATTCGTCCACCCTACGTCAGGAACTTCATAAACAAGAGGCAGAAACACAAGAACTGAAGACTCACATCAGTGATTTACAGCAACAGTGTCACCAACTCAAAAACAA ACTCAGTGAAGCCAAAAGTCAGTATgatatggtgaaggaagaggcaaagaaaggaagagagagtggAGATCACCTTATGGCTGACTTAAGAGCTTCTCATCAGGAGGAGTTAGAGCAGCTGCGTGCCAGGATTTCAAACTTAGAGATTCGCCTTGCTGAAAAGAACAAAAACTACTTGGAGGAATGTAGTCAGCTTAAACAG AAAGTCCGTACCTATGGgaaattgataaagaaattaaGACTTAAGCTGGAATTAGGTGAAGTTCAGGTTGAGCAGTTGGAGGCTCAACGAGCAGCACTACAAG